The Streptomyces sp. NBC_00691 genome has a segment encoding these proteins:
- a CDS encoding RNA polymerase sigma factor — MSASTSRTLPPEIAESESVMALIERGKADGQIAGDDVRRAFEADQIPPTQWKNVLRSLNQILEEEGVTLMVSAAESPKRARKSVAAKSPAKRTATKTVTARTTVTKTTVTAATASAAEGADPADEAGSAAKKAAAKKTVAKKTVAKKTVAKKTAAKKTTSKKDSDEAVEGEELLEDVATGKGEEEETEGESKGFVLSDDDEDDAPAQQVAVAGATADPVKDYLKQIGKVPLLNAEQEVELAKRIEAGLFAEDKLANSDKLAPKLKRELEIIAEDGRRAKNHLLEANLRLVVSLAKRYTGRGMLFLDLIQEGNLGLIRAVEKFDYTKGYKFSTYATWWIRQAITRAMADQARTIRIPVHMVEVINKLARVQRQMLQDLGREPTPEELAKELDMTPEKVIEVQKYGREPISLHTPLGEDGDSEFGDLIEDSEAVVPADAVSFTLLQEQLHSVLDTLSEREAGVVSMRFGLTDGQPKTLDEIGKVYGVTRERIRQIESKTMSKLRHPSRSQVLRDYLD, encoded by the coding sequence GTGTCGGCCAGCACATCCCGTACGCTCCCGCCGGAGATCGCCGAGTCCGAGTCTGTGATGGCGCTCATCGAGCGGGGAAAGGCTGATGGGCAGATCGCCGGCGATGACGTGCGTCGGGCCTTCGAGGCTGACCAGATTCCGCCAACCCAGTGGAAGAATGTTCTGCGCAGCCTCAATCAGATCCTCGAGGAAGAGGGTGTGACGCTGATGGTCAGTGCAGCGGAGTCGCCGAAGCGCGCCCGCAAGAGCGTCGCCGCGAAGAGCCCGGCCAAGCGCACCGCCACCAAGACCGTCACCGCCAGGACGACCGTGACGAAGACGACCGTCACGGCCGCCACGGCCTCCGCGGCAGAGGGCGCCGACCCGGCTGACGAGGCCGGATCCGCCGCCAAGAAGGCGGCCGCGAAGAAGACCGTCGCCAAGAAGACGGTGGCCAAGAAGACCGTCGCCAAGAAGACGGCGGCCAAGAAGACCACGTCCAAGAAGGACTCCGACGAAGCCGTCGAGGGCGAAGAGCTGCTCGAGGACGTCGCGACCGGCAAGGGCGAGGAAGAAGAGACCGAGGGCGAGAGCAAGGGCTTCGTCCTGTCCGACGACGACGAGGACGACGCTCCGGCGCAGCAGGTCGCCGTCGCCGGTGCCACCGCCGACCCGGTCAAGGACTACCTGAAGCAGATCGGCAAGGTCCCGCTGCTCAACGCCGAGCAGGAGGTCGAGCTCGCCAAGCGCATCGAGGCCGGTCTGTTCGCCGAGGACAAGCTCGCGAACTCGGACAAGCTCGCGCCGAAGCTCAAGCGCGAGCTGGAGATCATCGCCGAGGACGGCCGCCGGGCCAAGAACCACCTCTTGGAGGCCAACCTCCGTCTGGTGGTCTCGCTGGCCAAGCGCTACACCGGCCGCGGCATGCTCTTCCTGGACCTGATCCAGGAGGGCAACCTGGGTCTGATCCGCGCGGTCGAGAAGTTCGACTACACCAAGGGCTACAAGTTCTCCACGTACGCCACCTGGTGGATCCGTCAGGCGATCACCCGCGCCATGGCCGACCAGGCCCGCACCATCCGTATCCCGGTGCACATGGTCGAGGTCATCAACAAGCTCGCGCGTGTGCAGCGTCAGATGCTCCAGGACCTGGGCCGTGAGCCCACCCCGGAGGAGCTGGCCAAGGAACTCGACATGACCCCTGAGAAGGTCATCGAGGTCCAGAAGTACGGCCGAGAGCCGATCTCCCTCCACACCCCGCTGGGTGAGGACGGCGACAGCGAGTTCGGCGACCTGATCGAGGACTCCGAGGCGGTCGTCCCGGCCGACGCGGTGAGCTTCACGCTCCTCCAGGAGCAGCTGCACTCCGTCCTCGACACGCTCTCCGAGCGTGAGGCCGGCGTCGTCTCGATGCGTTTTGGTCTCACCGACGGCCAGCCGAAGACGCTGGACGAGATCGGCAAGGTCTACGGCGTGACCCGCGAGCGGATCCGTCAGATCGAGTCCAAGACCATGTCGAAGCTGCGTCACCCGTCGCGTTCGCAGGTGCTGCGCGACTACCTCGACTGA
- a CDS encoding ABC transporter ATP-binding protein yields MLQAIGLTSTPRRDRPPAVDDLTFEARPGTVTALLGSAGSGKTTALRLMLELEPGRGITYFRGRPLHRIAHPPREVGVLLGDIPGHPSRTLRGQLRMLCAATGVPAARAGELARAVGLDGLERRRIGTLSIGADRRLGLASALLGDPHTLLLDEPAAGLSVPESAWLYELLRAHADDGGTVLYTTADPKDAARNADRVVALDGGRLVADQDATEFARTRLRPRVAVRTPQAARLAAVVTQEARAARRPVEVVAEDGNRLSVYGSDCAAVGDTAFRHGVPIHRLAAETGDTADNRPARRTPAGGGGNGSGPGRDAVPGGPVPGGPVSGDAAPGGSAPDDAAFRAPVPREGVAGEPGGARRPARSPLRPLRYEIHRLLGVPSTPLVVAAVLIGSVAIALLLGRGGRAALPAVLAGWPALSPLPPAALGAGLLGAFSFGEEYRYPALTTGRGAVPRRPGLLLAKLAVAAAVALVLGAAVVVVDLEVLRFVYGRELISVPKNWPTLCASWLGLIVGCAWAGVLGAGVFRAAAAGAAAVLAVPVALVPLLQKVLKGPSVRSAAGLPSRLREFAGPQWSPAVDRWLAGALRVLGQPAGVALSLTLTGLLCAYVFTGLRRKARW; encoded by the coding sequence ATGCTCCAGGCAATCGGACTGACCAGCACTCCCCGCCGCGATCGCCCGCCCGCCGTGGACGATCTGACCTTCGAGGCCCGGCCGGGCACTGTGACCGCTCTCCTCGGCTCCGCGGGCTCGGGCAAGACCACGGCGCTCCGGCTCATGCTCGAACTCGAGCCGGGCCGGGGGATCACCTACTTCCGGGGCCGGCCGCTGCACCGCATCGCCCACCCGCCGCGCGAGGTCGGCGTCCTCCTCGGGGACATCCCCGGGCACCCCTCCCGCACGCTCCGGGGTCAGTTGCGGATGCTCTGCGCCGCCACGGGGGTCCCCGCCGCCCGAGCCGGGGAACTCGCCCGGGCCGTCGGCCTCGACGGCCTGGAGCGCCGACGGATCGGCACCCTGTCGATCGGGGCGGATCGCCGACTCGGCCTCGCCTCAGCACTGTTGGGCGACCCTCACACCCTGCTGCTCGACGAGCCGGCCGCGGGACTCTCCGTACCCGAGAGCGCCTGGCTGTACGAGCTGCTCCGGGCGCACGCGGACGACGGGGGAACCGTGCTGTACACCACGGCGGACCCCAAGGACGCGGCCCGCAACGCCGACCGGGTCGTCGCGCTCGACGGCGGGCGACTCGTCGCCGACCAGGACGCCACCGAGTTCGCCCGTACCCGGCTGCGCCCCCGCGTCGCCGTCCGCACCCCGCAGGCCGCACGGCTCGCCGCCGTCGTGACCCAGGAGGCACGGGCCGCCCGGCGGCCGGTCGAGGTCGTCGCCGAGGACGGCAACCGGCTGTCCGTCTACGGGAGCGACTGCGCGGCCGTCGGTGACACGGCGTTCCGTCATGGCGTACCGATCCACCGGCTCGCCGCCGAGACCGGGGACACCGCTGACAACCGGCCTGCCCGGCGTACCCCGGCGGGAGGCGGCGGCAACGGTTCCGGCCCGGGGAGGGATGCCGTGCCCGGCGGTCCTGTGCCCGGCGGTCCCGTGTCCGGTGATGCCGCGCCCGGCGGCTCCGCGCCCGATGACGCCGCGTTCCGCGCCCCCGTGCCGCGCGAGGGCGTGGCCGGGGAGCCGGGTGGGGCACGGAGGCCCGCTCGCTCGCCCCTGCGGCCCTTGCGGTACGAGATTCATCGGCTCCTGGGGGTGCCGTCCACCCCGCTCGTCGTGGCGGCCGTCCTGATCGGCTCCGTCGCCATCGCCCTGCTGCTCGGGCGGGGCGGGCGCGCCGCCCTGCCCGCCGTCCTGGCCGGCTGGCCGGCGCTCTCGCCGCTGCCGCCCGCGGCGCTCGGCGCCGGCCTGCTCGGCGCCTTCTCCTTCGGAGAGGAGTACCGCTACCCCGCCCTCACCACGGGCCGGGGAGCCGTGCCGCGCAGGCCCGGGCTGCTGCTGGCGAAACTGGCCGTGGCGGCGGCCGTGGCGCTGGTGCTGGGGGCCGCCGTGGTCGTGGTGGATCTCGAGGTTCTGCGGTTCGTCTACGGCCGAGAGTTGATCTCCGTACCGAAGAACTGGCCTACTCTCTGCGCGAGTTGGCTAGGACTGATCGTCGGGTGCGCCTGGGCCGGAGTCCTCGGTGCCGGGGTGTTCCGGGCGGCAGCGGCCGGAGCGGCGGCGGTTCTCGCGGTGCCGGTCGCCCTCGTCCCGCTGCTCCAGAAGGTGCTGAAAGGACCTTCTGTGCGGTCGGCCGCCGGACTCCCCTCGCGACTCCGGGAGTTCGCCGGTCCACAGTGGTCCCCGGCGGTGGATCGCTGGCTGGCGGGAGCGTTGCGGGTGCTGGGGCAGCCCGCGGGAGTGGCGCTTTCGCTGACGTTGACCGGGTTGCTCTGCGCCTATGTGTTCACCGGCCTTCGCCGTAAGGCGCGTTGGTGA
- a CDS encoding NUDIX hydrolase produces the protein MPPYDPSAFPPFAVTVDLVVLTVRRHALCTLVVRRGEAPYQGRWALPGGFVREDEDLSGAAARELVEETGLCAQDPAAPPPVPSNGAHLEQLATYGAPDRDPRMRVVSVAHLALAPDLPAPRAGGDANSARWAPVEELLGEDALAGAAQAAGAARGVGGAGEPWRAGDAAGDEKEGGPAGLAFDHARILADGVERARSKIEYSSLATAFCPPEFTVGELRRVYEAVWGVALDPRNFHRKVTGTPGFLVPAGGTTTRQGGRPAQLFRAGGATLLNPPMLRPEI, from the coding sequence ATGCCTCCCTACGACCCGTCGGCCTTTCCGCCCTTCGCCGTGACCGTCGATCTGGTCGTGCTCACCGTGCGCCGACATGCGCTCTGCACCTTGGTCGTACGGCGGGGGGAGGCGCCGTACCAGGGGCGTTGGGCCCTGCCCGGCGGCTTCGTGCGCGAGGACGAGGACCTCAGTGGTGCCGCCGCGCGTGAGCTGGTCGAGGAGACGGGCCTGTGCGCCCAGGATCCGGCCGCCCCGCCGCCCGTACCCAGTAACGGCGCGCACCTGGAACAGCTGGCGACGTACGGGGCGCCCGACCGGGACCCCCGCATGCGGGTGGTCAGCGTCGCGCATCTGGCGCTCGCCCCGGACCTTCCCGCGCCGCGGGCCGGTGGCGACGCGAACAGCGCCCGTTGGGCACCCGTCGAGGAGCTGCTCGGTGAGGACGCGCTCGCGGGGGCGGCGCAGGCCGCCGGAGCGGCCCGCGGCGTCGGCGGTGCCGGGGAGCCGTGGCGCGCCGGTGACGCGGCGGGTGACGAGAAGGAAGGCGGCCCGGCGGGGCTCGCCTTCGACCATGCCCGGATCCTCGCCGACGGAGTGGAGCGCGCACGCTCCAAGATCGAGTACTCGTCCCTGGCCACGGCCTTCTGTCCGCCGGAGTTCACGGTCGGAGAGCTGCGACGCGTCTACGAGGCCGTCTGGGGCGTGGCCCTGGATCCGCGCAACTTCCACCGGAAGGTGACCGGCACGCCCGGCTTCCTCGTTCCGGCCGGCGGTACGACGACTCGTCAGGGCGGGCGCCCTGCACAGCTCTTCAGGGCGGGTGGGGCCACTCTCCTCAACCCGCCGATGCTGCGCCCCGAAATCTGA
- a CDS encoding FadR/GntR family transcriptional regulator → MSTLAHTMMTAARSVDSGLGATGDLDRYPYAEAPVAGRVGPPSWEGVDTDLGRVGRRSTGNRGRGLHGQLVQQLGQMIVSGDLGADRPLVPEEIGQRFEVSRTVVRESLRVLEAKGLVSARPNVGTRVRPVSDWNLLDPDIIEWRAFGPQRDDQRRELNELRWTIEPLAARLAAGHGREDVQQRLADMVEIMGHAFAQGDGITFSRADTEFHSLLVQLAGNRMLEHLSGIVGAALQVSGGPVTGCDRPSEACLTHHARIVEALAAGDALGAETAMRALLTVHPEVERVVPAPREH, encoded by the coding sequence GTGAGTACCCTTGCGCACACCATGATGACCGCCGCCCGCTCCGTCGACTCCGGCCTCGGCGCCACGGGCGATCTCGACCGCTACCCCTACGCGGAGGCGCCCGTCGCGGGCCGCGTGGGCCCGCCCTCCTGGGAGGGGGTGGACACCGACCTGGGCCGCGTCGGCCGCAGGAGCACCGGCAACCGGGGGCGCGGGCTGCACGGGCAGCTCGTCCAGCAGCTCGGTCAGATGATCGTCTCCGGCGATCTCGGGGCGGACCGCCCGCTCGTCCCCGAGGAGATCGGCCAGCGGTTCGAGGTCTCGCGCACCGTCGTGCGCGAGTCGCTGCGCGTGCTCGAGGCCAAGGGGCTCGTGAGCGCCCGCCCGAACGTCGGCACCCGCGTCAGGCCCGTCAGTGACTGGAACCTCCTCGACCCGGACATCATCGAGTGGCGGGCCTTCGGTCCTCAGCGCGACGACCAGCGCCGTGAGCTGAACGAGCTGCGCTGGACCATCGAGCCCCTGGCCGCCCGCCTCGCCGCCGGACACGGCCGTGAGGACGTGCAGCAGCGACTCGCCGACATGGTCGAGATCATGGGCCACGCGTTCGCCCAGGGGGACGGCATCACGTTCTCCCGCGCCGACACCGAGTTCCACTCGCTCCTGGTCCAGCTCGCCGGGAACCGCATGCTGGAGCACCTCTCCGGCATCGTCGGCGCGGCGCTCCAGGTGTCCGGCGGTCCCGTCACGGGCTGCGACCGTCCGAGCGAGGCCTGTCTCACGCATCACGCGCGGATCGTGGAGGCGCTCGCCGCGGGCGATGCCCTCGGCGCGGAGACGGCCATGCGGGCCCTGCTCACGGTCCACCCCGAGGTCGAGCGCGTCGTCCCCGCCCCCCGCGAACACTGA
- a CDS encoding glycogen debranching N-terminal domain-containing protein, translated as MALSPVPASGRPTGPPSGHVPGRPTGRQPGTGAGTGVAPPREARPMELPSVHDALLCVALPALAVCSAHGQLTGEGPEGVYVAGRRLLSRCVLRVAGREPVALQGRMAASDRAAFLGVLRVPGDPGPDPGLTVERTRSADGSERITLRSAVARPLRLPVEIALGSDLAHLGAVASGRPGPELAASVHGTGLRWTGDGGRSVTVTADPPPMDALAAAGVLRWEAELAPGGTFTVLLRVRDGAPGRPTGSPGGAGRPGGHVLAEGLAEGDDPRPGELLRASVQDLRALLQRDPAHPADVHLAAGVPWRCGPVTAEALWAARMALPLGTRLAVTTLRALGRTQLCGDGAESGRIPGPLRDAGPHLPPRCTGIEATLAYPVVLAEARRWGLSAADLEELLPVAERCLDWLRRTAGASGLVPDPGPAGPWRAETQAHAHRAALLGADLLDACGRPGGDALRDVAGTLRQSFRREFWLDDLAGGRPAVARGPDGRTWPQLGGWAAHLLDTGLLGGGRLAPGLLDRTETEQVARLLGTPALDSGWGLRGLGAKEPGHNPFGHRAGAVRVHETAVAVAGLAALGHEKEASALLRGLLDAAEAFTYRLPEMYAGEQRTAGGRPVPHPAACRPAAVAAAGAVHTLLALAGIRPDAPGRSVSTHPLRSAPLGAVRFSGLVVAGEPFAVRVGRLGLGMVEEAAEGLQLGV; from the coding sequence ATGGCCCTCAGCCCTGTCCCGGCCTCCGGCCGCCCCACCGGACCACCCAGCGGCCACGTGCCCGGCCGTCCCACCGGGCGTCAACCCGGTACCGGCGCCGGTACCGGCGTCGCGCCACCGCGCGAAGCCCGGCCCATGGAGCTTCCCTCGGTGCACGACGCGCTCCTCTGCGTCGCCCTGCCCGCCCTCGCCGTCTGCTCCGCACACGGCCAGCTCACCGGCGAGGGACCCGAGGGCGTGTACGTGGCGGGGCGACGGCTCCTCTCCCGCTGCGTCCTGCGCGTGGCGGGGCGCGAGCCGGTCGCCCTCCAGGGCCGCATGGCCGCATCGGACCGCGCGGCGTTCCTCGGAGTCCTCCGGGTCCCCGGGGACCCGGGACCCGATCCTGGACTCACCGTCGAACGCACGCGGAGCGCCGACGGCAGCGAGCGGATCACCCTCCGCAGCGCCGTCGCCCGCCCCCTCCGCCTCCCCGTGGAAATCGCTCTGGGGTCGGATCTCGCGCACCTCGGCGCGGTGGCGTCCGGCCGGCCAGGACCCGAGCTCGCCGCGAGCGTCCACGGCACCGGCCTGCGCTGGACAGGCGACGGCGGACGATCCGTCACTGTCACGGCGGACCCGCCGCCCATGGACGCCCTTGCGGCGGCGGGCGTCCTCCGCTGGGAGGCCGAGCTGGCGCCCGGGGGCACGTTCACGGTCCTGCTGCGGGTACGTGACGGTGCGCCGGGCCGCCCCACCGGCTCCCCGGGCGGCGCCGGACGGCCTGGAGGCCACGTCCTCGCCGAGGGCCTCGCAGAGGGCGACGACCCCCGACCGGGGGAGCTCCTCCGCGCCTCCGTCCAGGACCTGCGGGCCCTCCTCCAGCGCGACCCGGCACACCCGGCGGACGTCCACCTCGCCGCAGGCGTCCCCTGGCGCTGCGGACCCGTCACCGCCGAGGCGCTCTGGGCCGCCCGGATGGCCCTGCCCCTCGGCACCCGGCTCGCCGTCACCACCCTGCGCGCCCTCGGGCGCACTCAACTCTGCGGCGATGGAGCCGAGTCCGGCCGCATCCCGGGACCCCTCAGGGACGCCGGCCCGCACCTGCCGCCCCGCTGCACCGGCATCGAGGCCACCCTCGCCTATCCGGTCGTGCTCGCCGAGGCGCGCCGCTGGGGGCTGTCGGCGGCGGACCTGGAAGAGCTGCTGCCCGTGGCGGAGCGCTGCCTCGACTGGCTGCGCCGGACGGCTGGCGCGAGCGGGCTCGTGCCGGACCCGGGCCCCGCCGGACCGTGGCGCGCCGAGACGCAGGCACACGCGCATCGCGCGGCGCTGCTCGGAGCGGACCTGCTCGACGCCTGCGGCAGACCCGGAGGAGACGCACTGCGCGATGTGGCGGGGACGCTGCGCCAGAGCTTCCGGCGGGAGTTCTGGCTCGACGACCTGGCCGGCGGCCGACCGGCCGTCGCCCGCGGACCGGACGGACGGACCTGGCCCCAGCTGGGCGGCTGGGCGGCGCATCTGCTCGACACCGGGCTGCTCGGTGGCGGACGCCTCGCCCCCGGACTGCTGGACAGGACGGAGACCGAACAGGTGGCGAGACTGCTCGGCACCCCCGCCCTGGACTCCGGCTGGGGGCTGCGCGGTCTCGGTGCCAAGGAACCGGGGCACAACCCCTTCGGCCACCGTGCCGGTGCCGTGCGCGTGCACGAGACGGCGGTCGCCGTGGCGGGACTCGCCGCCCTCGGTCACGAGAAGGAGGCCTCCGCCCTGCTCCGTGGCCTGCTCGACGCGGCCGAGGCCTTCACATACCGGTTGCCCGAGATGTACGCGGGGGAGCAGCGCACGGCGGGCGGCCGGCCGGTGCCGCACCCCGCCGCGTGCCGGCCGGCGGCGGTGGCGGCCGCCGGGGCCGTCCACACTCTGCTGGCCCTCGCCGGGATCCGGCCGGACGCGCCGGGCCGGTCCGTGTCGACGCACCCCCTGCGGTCGGCGCCGCTCGGAGCGGTCCGGTTCTCGGGGCTCGTGGTCGCGGGTGAGCCGTTCGCCGTACGGGTCGGCAGGCTCGGTCTCGGTATGGTCGAGGAGGCCGCAGAGGGCCTTCAACTGGGGGTGTGA
- a CDS encoding RecQ family ATP-dependent DNA helicase produces the protein MTHADPQEDRAALRTAADAVLARLVSDPTGTARLREDQWRAIEALVADRRRALVVQRTGWGKSAVYFVATSLLRERGSGPTVIVSPLLALMRNQVEAAARAGIRARTINSSNTEEWDTVQEEVAAGEVDVLLVSPERLNNPDFRDQVLPRLAAATGLLVVDEAHCISDWGHDFRPDYRRLRTMLADLPSGVPVLATTATANARVTADVAEQLGTGAGTDALVLRGPLDRESLSLGVVRLPDAAHRLAWLADHIGELPGSGIIYTLTVAAADEVTAYLRQCGHTVSSYTGRTENADRQQAEDDLQANRVKALVATSALGMGFDKPDLGFVVHLGSPSSPIAYYQQVGRAGRGVEHAEVLLLPGQEDEAIWRYFASVAFPPEEQVRRTIDVLAQAGRPLSLPALEPLVELRRTRLETMLKVLDVDGAVRRVKGGWESTGRPWVYDTERYAWVARQRAAEQQAMRDYAASSGCRMEFLRRQLDDEEAAPCGRCDNCAGSRFDPKVSDAALDAAKGELGRPGVEVEPRKMWPTGLAAVGVDLKGRIPAGEQASGGRALGRLSDIGWGNRLRPLLADTATDGPVPDDVVQAVVHVLADWAKGPGGWASGAPDALARPAGVVTVASHRRPRLVGSLGQRIAEIGRMPLLGAVEYAPEAEDVRLSRTNSAQRVVGLQRTLTVSAELGGRLTSAGGPVLLVDDLSDSGWTLAVAARLLRRAGAEGVYPLVLAVQG, from the coding sequence ATGACCCACGCAGACCCCCAGGAAGACCGCGCCGCGCTCCGGACCGCCGCCGATGCCGTGCTCGCCCGTCTCGTCTCGGACCCGACCGGCACGGCGAGACTGCGCGAGGACCAGTGGCGGGCCATCGAGGCCCTGGTCGCCGACCGGCGCCGGGCCCTGGTGGTGCAGCGGACGGGCTGGGGCAAGTCGGCCGTGTACTTCGTGGCGACCTCGCTGCTCCGGGAGCGTGGCAGCGGCCCGACCGTGATCGTCTCCCCGCTGCTCGCGTTGATGCGCAACCAGGTGGAGGCGGCCGCGCGGGCAGGCATCCGAGCCCGGACGATCAACTCGTCGAACACGGAGGAGTGGGACACCGTCCAGGAGGAGGTGGCCGCCGGCGAGGTGGACGTGCTCCTGGTGAGCCCCGAGCGGCTCAACAATCCGGACTTCCGTGACCAGGTACTTCCCCGCCTCGCCGCCGCCACCGGGCTGCTCGTGGTCGACGAGGCGCACTGCATCTCGGACTGGGGGCATGATTTCCGGCCCGACTACCGCCGGCTGCGCACCATGCTGGCGGACCTGCCGTCCGGGGTTCCGGTGCTCGCCACCACGGCCACGGCGAACGCCCGGGTCACGGCGGACGTGGCCGAGCAGCTCGGCACGGGCGCGGGCACGGACGCCCTGGTGCTGCGCGGCCCGCTGGACCGGGAGAGCCTGAGCCTGGGCGTGGTCCGGCTGCCGGACGCGGCCCACCGGCTCGCCTGGCTGGCCGATCACATCGGCGAGCTGCCCGGCTCCGGCATCATCTACACGCTGACGGTCGCCGCGGCGGACGAGGTCACGGCCTATCTGCGTCAGTGCGGGCACACGGTCTCCTCGTACACGGGCCGTACGGAGAACGCCGACCGGCAGCAGGCGGAAGACGATCTCCAGGCAAACCGGGTCAAGGCGCTCGTGGCGACCTCCGCCCTCGGCATGGGCTTCGACAAGCCCGACCTGGGTTTCGTGGTGCACCTGGGGTCGCCGTCCTCGCCGATCGCGTACTACCAGCAGGTCGGCCGTGCCGGGCGAGGTGTGGAGCACGCCGAGGTGCTCCTGCTGCCCGGGCAGGAGGACGAGGCGATCTGGCGCTACTTCGCCTCGGTGGCCTTCCCTCCGGAGGAGCAGGTGCGCCGCACGATCGACGTGCTCGCCCAGGCGGGCAGGCCCTTGTCCCTGCCGGCGCTGGAGCCCCTGGTGGAGCTGCGCAGGACCCGTCTGGAGACGATGCTCAAGGTCCTCGACGTGGACGGCGCGGTGCGTCGGGTGAAGGGCGGCTGGGAGAGCACGGGCCGCCCCTGGGTCTACGACACAGAACGGTACGCCTGGGTGGCGCGGCAGCGGGCGGCCGAGCAGCAGGCGATGCGCGACTACGCGGCGTCGTCGGGCTGCCGGATGGAGTTCCTGCGCCGCCAGTTGGACGACGAGGAGGCAGCGCCGTGCGGCCGCTGCGACAACTGCGCGGGGAGCCGGTTCGATCCGAAGGTCTCCGACGCGGCGCTGGACGCGGCCAAGGGCGAGCTGGGCAGGCCCGGTGTGGAGGTCGAGCCGCGGAAGATGTGGCCGACCGGACTCGCGGCCGTGGGGGTCGATCTGAAGGGTCGTATCCCGGCGGGCGAGCAGGCCTCGGGGGGCCGTGCCCTCGGCCGGCTCTCGGACATCGGCTGGGGCAACCGGCTGCGTCCGCTGCTGGCCGACACCGCCACCGACGGTCCGGTTCCGGACGATGTCGTGCAGGCGGTGGTGCATGTGCTCGCCGACTGGGCGAAGGGGCCCGGCGGTTGGGCCTCCGGGGCGCCGGACGCGCTCGCCCGGCCGGCCGGCGTGGTCACGGTCGCCTCCCACCGGAGGCCCCGCCTGGTGGGTTCACTCGGTCAGCGGATCGCCGAGATCGGCAGGATGCCCCTGCTCGGAGCGGTGGAGTACGCGCCCGAGGCGGAGGATGTGCGACTGTCCCGGACCAACAGCGCCCAGCGGGTGGTGGGGCTGCAGCGCACCCTGACGGTCTCCGCCGAACTGGGCGGGCGGCTGACCTCGGCGGGCGGGCCGGTCCTCCTCGTCGACGATCTGTCCGACAGCGGCTGGACCTTGGCGGTGGCGGCCCGGCTGCTGCGACGGGCGGGAGCGGAAGGGGTGTATCCGCTGGTACTTGCCGTCCAGGGGTGA
- a CDS encoding DUF4192 domain-containing protein yields MNANHHESSDLSRTRITLRGPAELADALPFVLGFHPTDSVVLVALHGEHGRFGGRVRLGIPRSPREWASTADHLAECLVEGGSRSGDRPDGIVVFLCQDPAAGETGRRVMERLRPFAQRLRTACGALDIPVYEALCISDGLFFSYCCPDARCCPPDGTPLALSGTTVMAATAAYAGVQVRGSLRDMERRFQPSGGPREEEQRAALDASAAALVPRILEDAEGEGRAAVRETTLSLARAVLRRFARPKGEAGPTGGSGGPTGPSAVRGGVAGTVESDAADDALVETGEAAALILGLQDRVTRDRAAEWMEGWEGTAALRLWRVLARRCVAPYQEHAVAPLTLAGWTAWSTGDEPTARVALGLALDIDPEYVFARLLHQACNEGLDPESLRSCLRTERDSRTATDEAPGASPRVRTRLARPQSSRQTLRKAGSRTGGAERRSSAGVRPGGPAAGKPRSGSPSRGGQRGTRSGR; encoded by the coding sequence ATGAACGCGAATCACCACGAATCCAGCGACCTCTCCCGTACCCGGATCACCCTGCGCGGCCCGGCGGAACTGGCCGACGCCCTGCCGTTCGTGCTGGGCTTCCACCCCACCGACTCCGTTGTCCTGGTCGCCCTCCACGGCGAGCACGGCCGCTTCGGAGGACGGGTCAGGCTGGGCATTCCCCGCTCGCCCCGCGAGTGGGCGTCCACCGCCGACCACCTCGCCGAATGCCTCGTCGAGGGAGGCAGCAGGAGCGGCGACCGACCTGACGGCATCGTCGTCTTCCTCTGCCAGGACCCGGCGGCGGGCGAGACGGGCCGCAGGGTCATGGAGCGGCTGCGTCCCTTCGCCCAGCGGCTGCGCACAGCGTGCGGCGCTCTCGACATCCCGGTCTACGAAGCCCTGTGCATCTCCGACGGTCTCTTCTTCTCCTACTGCTGCCCCGACGCCCGCTGCTGCCCGCCCGACGGCACGCCGCTCGCCCTCAGCGGTACGACGGTGATGGCGGCGACCGCGGCGTACGCCGGAGTCCAGGTGCGGGGGTCCCTGCGGGACATGGAGCGGCGGTTCCAGCCCTCCGGCGGCCCCCGCGAGGAGGAGCAGCGCGCGGCGCTCGACGCGAGCGCCGCCGCGCTCGTCCCTCGGATCCTCGAGGACGCCGAGGGCGAGGGGCGGGCCGCGGTGCGCGAGACGACGCTGAGCCTCGCGCGGGCGGTCCTCCGCCGGTTCGCCCGTCCGAAGGGGGAGGCCGGGCCGACCGGCGGGAGCGGCGGTCCGACCGGGCCGAGCGCCGTGAGGGGCGGCGTCGCGGGCACCGTCGAGAGCGACGCGGCCGACGACGCTCTGGTCGAGACCGGTGAAGCTGCCGCGCTGATCCTCGGCCTCCAGGACCGCGTCACCCGGGACCGTGCCGCCGAATGGATGGAAGGCTGGGAGGGCACCGCCGCCCTGCGCCTCTGGCGGGTACTGGCCCGGCGCTGCGTCGCCCCCTACCAGGAACACGCGGTCGCACCACTCACCCTCGCGGGCTGGACGGCCTGGTCCACCGGCGACGAGCCGACCGCCCGGGTCGCCCTCGGACTCGCGCTCGACATCGACCCCGAGTACGTCTTCGCCAGGCTGCTGCACCAGGCGTGCAACGAAGGGCTCGACCCCGAGTCGCTCCGCTCCTGCCTGCGGACCGAGCGGGACAGCCGGACCGCCACGGACGAGGCCCCGGGAGCGTCCCCGCGGGTCCGGACGCGCCTCGCACGCCCGCAGAGCAGCCGGCAGACCCTCCGGAAGGCCGGGAGCAGGACCGGCGGAGCGGAGCGCCGCTCCTCGGCCGGAGTCCGACCCGGTGGGCCCGCCGCGGGGAAGCCGCGGAGCGGCAGTCCGAGCCGCGGCGGGCAGCGGGGCACCAGGAGCGGGCGATGA